TTTTATGATAAGGGGGCTGGCAAAGGGTGTTAAGTAAGTTTTTTCGTTTCTATTCCCAATAAAAGTTTGTTATATGGTTATGCAAGAAGTCTATTGACAGGTGATTAAATTATGATGTAGCCTATCGCCGTATATCCTGGGGTGGGTTGTTGTGAGGCTTTTTCACTTTTTATTCTTGTTAATGTGTTTTTCTCTGTATTACTATGCGGGTTTTATATTTTCGCCCTGCCCAAAAGCTACGGTTTGCTTTTCACCTGGAGAAGACTGTGCTATGCCGATAATCAGCGTAATAGATCAGTCTAAAAAATCTATCTTAGTTCAAGAATATACATTTACTCTTGGAACAATTGCAAAATCTTTGATCAATGCTAAAGAGCGTGGCGTTGATGTTAAAGTCATTTTAGATAAATCGCAACTCTACTCAAAATATAGTGTTATAAATGAATTATTTTCAGGTGGAGTACCAGTTTGGATCGATGATAAGCCAAAAATTGCTCATAATAAGATAATGATTGTTGATAATCAAAAAGTTATCACAGGGTCGTTTAACCTGAGTAAGACAGCTAAAAAAGGAAATGCTGAAAATTTATTAATTATTACAGATTATCCTGAATTGATTCAGCAGTATGTGAAAAACTGGGAGGCACGAATGTCACAGTCTTATAAATATGCTCCCAACTAATCAAGAGCACTTGCTTAAAATCAGTTCTAAAAACAGCAAGAGAGAGCTTTTTTGATTGATTGGCATGATGATTATGATATAATAAACCAAAAGTTTAAGGAATCAGGTAATGGATTATATAAACGATGCTGCCGGTAGCTATACTGCCATTCATGATTTTTTTCAAGACAATGGTGTTGGAGATTACAAAGTTCAATGCAGTTATGGTGGTGTACCGTATGCTACTGACGAATACGTACATTCTGGCGATAAATTTTGGAGTAATAATTTCATAGACTCACATTTTGGAAGGGAAATAAAAATGTATCCTCAAAGTGAACTTTTAGCTAAAGAATATGCTGGAAGTACGCTGCCAGTTTCAATATCACTAGATAAGGATTTAATAAAAATAAAGGAATGTCAGAAAAAAACGAAATTTGTGGAACTAGAAAGGGAGTCAGGCGATTTAGTGTATGATAAGCAAAAGCATGTAAAGTGTTACACAACAAAGCTATCATATGATGATGTGCATATTTACAATAACGATAAAGTTTCAACATTTAGCATAAAATACGACGTGCCAAATGATCCGAAATACAGTTTAAATATAACATTTACAAAGGTTAATGATAATAAACCAGGATTTTGGCAAAAATTTAAAAACATGTTTTAACCTGACCGTTCACTGGTTTTTACTCAATCAACCAACTACATTCTGTAATATTTGGGACGTCAAAAATTGACTTTATTTTTCTTGAGCTTTTTTTAATTTAAAATAAATACAGAAGCTTGTATCTTGAAATTTGCTGCAAGTGCAATTGCTTTCTAGCTATCTTTTATGGTATCTGTTCAGCTAAGCGGTGTGAGAGATAATATAGCTAAACTGACTTAGATTTACCGATAATTTGAAAAACAAAAATTCGTCATTCCGCTACTTGTTAGCGGAATCTATGCTGAGATACCGCGGCGGTATGACGTAGGAAAACCTTTCTTGGGTTAGCTATATCAGTTAATATTAAATTTTATAATTAAAAAATATGCTATTTTTTAAAACTTTCATTCTCCTTGACTCTGTCAACTTCACAAAACAACTCTTGGACCAAATGTATCTGGCATAACACCTTTTGGTAACTTGCTACTTCTTTTTTTTCCGCATCTCCAACAACGGCCATTGATATTCCACCACATAAGGCTTAATTTTTGGTAGATCAACTTTTTTATGAATAATACTATGCTTCTCCTTAAATTGACCATTTCCCCTAAACGCTATTAGCTTCCTTAAAACTTACATTAATGCCTATTTTGCCTAAACTGAAGCGTTTTTTCCAATTTTTTCTAGCATCAACTCAGCAGCTTTTTGTTCAGCAATCTTCTTACTAGAAGCGCATGCAGAAACTTTACCATAATCTTCTATGCAAACTGATATAGTAAATTCAGGATTGTGTGCTGGTCCAGTTTGTTTTACAAGCTCATATTCTGGTAAAGGCAATTTGCTTTTCTGAGTCCACTCTTGCAGTGAGGTTTTAGGATCTTGAGGGGGGTCAAGCATACTTTTAGCTAGCTTTTCCCAATATTGGATAATAAATTTTTCAACATTTTCAAGCCCGCCATCAATATAAATTGCACCTATTAGTGCTTCAAGCGAGTTTTCTAAATTTTTTAGGTTACATCTTCCTCCATTGCAGCGTTCACTATTATTCATGATGATAAAACTGCCTAATTTTATCTCTTTAGCAACATTAGCAATGGTGTTGCCACAAACTAAATCCGTTTTTCTTTTTGCCAATGCTCCTTCTTTTTCTTCAGGAAATAGTTTATACAATATAGCAGACACAACCATATTCAAAACACTATCGCCTAAAAACTCTAGTCTTTCGTAGCTTACGATCTGGTTTTTGCTATTCCTTTTATTTACGCTTGGGTGAGTTAGTGCCTCTTCTAATATTGCATAATTTATAAATTTATAATCAATGATTTTAGATATTGCATCATTCAAATTTTTCATACCCATTGTTTAAAAGAAAAGCACTTCCTACCACACCTTTATATCAGAGAATTAGTTTAGTTTTACTAAAATAATATCAACAATTTTCAAAATTAATGTATACAACCCACCACCTCACTAATGTTACTAAATCCATCCCTTCTTACTAATTCTGCAAGTTCCAGATTGATTTTATCCACAACTTGAGGCCCTTGGTATATGAGAGCAGTGTACAGTTGCACTAAAGAGGCTCCTGCCTTTATTTTTTTATATGCATCAGCACCACTTGAGATTCCTCCGCACCCTATCAATAATATTTTGCCCTTAGTAAATTTGTACATATCGCCCAATAACTCGGTTGAAAGTTTGAACAGTGGTTTGCCACTCAATCCGCCACTTTCGTTGTGGTGGGAATGCAGATTATCTCTACTTACCGTAGTGTTGCTTACTGTTAATCCGTCAATCTTATATTCCAACGCAAGCTCAGCGATATTTTCTTTCGTTTGCTGATCTATATCTGGTGAGATTTTTAATATTATTGCGGAATTATCAATTGATTTCCGGGTTAGAGTTATGGATTTCAACAATTCCGATAATTCTTGCTTATTGTGCAGATTGCGTAAATTAGGCGTATTTGGGGATGAGATGTTCAGCACTATATAATTGCTTTTTCCATATACCATCTTTATTAAATTAACATAATCACGGATTTGGTCTTTCGATGCACTATTTTTTCCTATATTTATACCAAAAATGCAGTCATCAAGCTTGGTTTCATCTATTTGTTTAAGAAAATAGTCTATTCCTTTATTGTTAAATCCCAATCTGTTAATTACCCCTTGATCTTTAATTAACCGAAAAATTCTTGGTTTTTTGTTTCCATATTGTGGATTACGAGTTACAGTACCAGTTTCAATAAACCCAAAACCAAATGAAAGCATAGGCCTTATAACTTCTGCATTCTTGTCAAAACCTGCAGCCAAGCCTACGGGGCTTCTGAGCTTACTACCAAAAAAATTCACACTCAAAGATTCTGGTAGCTCTATAGGATTCTTATAAGGTATTTTCTTTAATGCCATGATTGCCAAAGAGTGAGCAACTTCAGGCGGCAGTAAAAACAATAAATTACGTAATATCATTTTGTAAAACACTTTGCTTATTTTTAGTTTATTTTTTACCATGAAACGCTATAAGAGTATAACCATAACTTAAAAAGAATTGATTTTACTTATGAATAATTTTCTCTATAGGTTACACACTTAAAGCTACTGTTGAATTGAGCAACTTTTACAAGATATAGAAAATGAAAGAGGCCGGGACCGGAATTGAACCGGTATAAAAGGATTTGCAGTCCTCCGCATAAGCCATTCTGCCACCCAGCCGTTTTTTATGTGTAGATATCCATTATATCTTTTAGCATAGATAAAGCTTCCTCCCTTTTGCGTTGAAAAGTGTTACGTCCAATGATTGAACCATTACCACCACCCTGCTTAATTTCTTTCGCTTCATTGCATATGTCATCTACTTCCTTCGATTCGCCACCAGAAAAAACTACTATTCTTTTCCCTGCAAAACAAGATTTTTTAACATATTCAATTCTTTTAGATAATGATTCAATATTTTCTGTTTCTATCTTTTCTTTTTCCAAATATCTAGTTGGAAGCTTTACTTTGATTATATTAGCGCCAAGTAAAGCTGCTATGTGTGCAGCATAGGCAATAACATCAACTGCTGTTTCACCTTCTTTGGAAATTCCTTCACCACGTGGATAAGACCATAGCACTACTGCAAGCCCATAAGATTTGGCTTCAGCTACGATTTCACGAGCTTCTTCCATCATATCAAAACACTTGGCAGAACCAGGATATATAGTAAATCCAACAGCCAAGCAGCCCAAACGCAGCGCATCTTTCACAGAAGAGGTTATTGCTTGATCAGAAGTCAGATTTTTTGAATGTAAGGAGTTGGAACTATTAAGTTTCAAAATAAGTGGGAGCATTCCAGCATAAGTCGAAGCACCAGCTTCAATCATACCAAGTGGAGCAGCATATGCACTTACTCCCGAATCAACCGCAAGCTGAAAATGATAATGTGGGTCATAAGCATCGGGATTAACTTCAAAGCTTTTTATTGGCCCGTGCTCAAACCCTTGGTCTACAGGCAGAATCACTAACTTGCCAGTGCCACCAAGCTTTCCATGCATGAGAATACGAGTAAGGTTTGCTTTTACCCCGGGGTTTTCACTTTCGTAGTAGCTTAGAACTTGTTTTACTTTATCACTTATCACTATAATTCAAATTAAATTTAAGTTATAAATTGTAACAAAGATGAAGTTCAATACAAGGATTTTAAACTATATCAAAAGCAATTTTATTTGCTACTTTATTCATATAAATTCTTAATTTATTTTTTTTTGTTAATTTACGATTCAGTATTTCTTCCGCTAAGTAACTTTTTATCTCTTTTTCAATAAGTCTCTCTATCGGACGTGCTCCCATTTCTTTACTATAACCCATTTGTACAAGATAAGATTTCACTTCATCCTCTACCAAGCAGTTTATGCCTTTTTGCGTCAGTTGCTTTTTCAGTTCTAGGACAAATTTGTCCACAATATGCAAAATCACATCCGTACTTAAGTCAGAAAAAGAAATAATCGCATCAAGACGATTACGAAATTCAGGGCTAAAAACCTGTTCTATCGCTTTTTCACTATCACCAATGTTAAAATTTTTATGCCCAAAGCCAACAAAACTTTTGCTGCGTTCAACTGCTCCTGCATTAGTTGTCATAATTAAAATTATATTGGAAAAGTTAACTTTACGTCCGTAAGTGTCTGTAACACAACCATAATCCATAATTTGTAGCAATATATTATAGATATCGCTATGGGCCTTTTCAATTTCATCAAGCAACACAACACTATATTGATTGTTAGATACAGACTCTGTGAGTAATCCACCCTGATCATAACCTACATATCCAGGAGGAGAACCAATCATCCTTGATATCGTATGAGATTCAATGTATTCGGACATATCAAAGCGTATAAGATTCATGCCCATGCTTTCTGCTAATTGTTTTGCTAGCTCGGTTTTACCAACACCGGTTGGCCCTGCAAAAAGATAATTTGCTAAAGGCTTATTGTAATTTCTCAACCCAGATTTAGCAATTTTAATAGAACTAACAAGAGATTCTATTGCCTGCTCTTGGCCAAAAATCACCTTCTCTAGATTAGCTTTTAAAGACTTTACTTTCTGCAAATCATCAGATTCAGATCCGCAAGGCACATTTGTAATTCTAGTAATGGTATTCTTAATATCTCTACTATTTACAATTTTACCCCTGTTTCTTAGCAATTTACAATATGCTCCTGCCTCATCAATAACATCAACCGCTTTATCAGGTAATATTCGCCCAGTAATATACTTATGCGAAAGTTCAGCCGCAGACCTAATGGCATTCTTTGTATAATATACTCCATGATACCCTTCATAGTAGTGCTTTATACCATCTAGTATCTTTATCGTTTCATTAACAGAAGATTCTTTAACATTAATTTTTTGAAACCTTCTCGCTAGTGCTTTATCTTTTTCAAAACTAGTGCTGTATTCTCTATATGTAGTTGCACCTATACAACGCAGTGTACCTCTTGCAAGCGCAGGTTTGAGTAGGTTACCTGCATCAAGAAAGCTACCACTTGTAGAACCTGCTCCAATGATAGTGTGTATTTCGTCAATAAAAAGGATAGCACCTGGTTTTGCCTCAATCGCTTTTATTATAGATTTTATTCTCTCTTCAAAATCACCTCTGTAGCGTGTCCCTGCAAGGAGTGATCCTAAATCCAAAGCATAAATTACACTGGACCTGAGCGCACTCGGAACACTGCCTTCAATGATCTTCAATACCAAACCCTCAACTATTGTTGTTTTGCCAACACCTGGGTCTCCAACATATAAAGGGTTGTTTTTTCTACGCCTCAATAATATTTCTATAGTGCGATTTAATTCATAATCACGACCAATAACATAATCTATTTTTTTGCTTCTTGCATAGTCATTTAAATTTTTACAATAACTTTGTAGAATTTCCTCATCTTTTAGTAGCTCACCTTTATTTACTGTAGTAGGAGCGTCATTATTTTTATCAAGTTTTACTTTATGATCGGTGGTGTATTCATCTATATCGTTAGAGTATTTCATATTAGATATATGGTAAATCAAATTGGAATCTTTTGCACTTTGTTTCTGCAATAGATCTTCAACGTAGAAATCTTGCCCAGACAAAATTTCTACTAGAACACTTGCTCCATTTATTTCTTTTTTCCCCAAGCTATGAGCCCGTATTATTGCTCTGTGTATTATGCATTGAAACATTGAGCTAGGTTTAACTCCACTGATAATCAATTCAGAACTGCTTTGTAAAAACCCTTTTATATTATTATTATAATCATTAGCCTTAATATTGCATCTTGATAGAATGTTATCCATATTGATGATTTCATCGGCTCTGATATTACATCTTGATAAAACGTAATTTACGTCCACGTCTTTAGTTAACGCCAGCAATAAATGTTCTACTTTCGCATATTTTAGATTAAAATTAGAAGCAATGAGTAGCGCTCTATTCAAACTTGCCTCTAAGTTTTTGGAAATCATCTTCTATTCTCTTTAAAAGTGGGAACTCATATATAATGAATAGCACACAATTATTAAAAAAATTGAAATCCAGGAGTTCGCTGTAGCCAATTTGAATCCCCACTATGGATCTACGTCATAGCACCGCGATATCTCAGCATAGATTCCGCTAATGAGTAGCGGAATGACGAGTTTTACGCTTATCAAGTTGTAGGTAAATCCTATTTAATACGCTTTTTCTAGTACTCTGCTTTTCTTCTTAAATGCATTGATCTTTTTTCTACCGTATTTAGTCTTTAACGTACTTGGCCTTTTAAAGACCTTTTTGCTGTTACGTTTTTTAAATTGCACACTACAATCAAAATTTGGCTCTCCTTCTTTGTCTGCCAGTGCAGGCAGTCTTCTCTTATCTTGAGGTGTAACAAAAGATAGCGCATACCCTTCAGCTCCAGCGCGTGCAGTTCTACCTATACGATGAATATAGTCAGCTTGCGATTGTGGTGCATCATAATTGATAACATGTTGAATGTGGGGA
The window above is part of the Wolbachia endosymbiont (group A) of Bibio marci genome. Proteins encoded here:
- a CDS encoding phospholipase D family protein, with the protein product MRLFHFLFLLMCFSLYYYAGFIFSPCPKATVCFSPGEDCAMPIISVIDQSKKSILVQEYTFTLGTIAKSLINAKERGVDVKVILDKSQLYSKYSVINELFSGGVPVWIDDKPKIAHNKIMIVDNQKVITGSFNLSKTAKKGNAENLLIITDYPELIQQYVKNWEARMSQSYKYAPN
- the rnc gene encoding ribonuclease III, producing MKNLNDAISKIIDYKFINYAILEEALTHPSVNKRNSKNQIVSYERLEFLGDSVLNMVVSAILYKLFPEEKEGALAKRKTDLVCGNTIANVAKEIKLGSFIIMNNSERCNGGRCNLKNLENSLEALIGAIYIDGGLENVEKFIIQYWEKLAKSMLDPPQDPKTSLQEWTQKSKLPLPEYELVKQTGPAHNPEFTISVCIEDYGKVSACASSKKIAEQKAAELMLEKIGKNASV
- a CDS encoding quinone-dependent dihydroorotate dehydrogenase, translated to MVKNKLKISKVFYKMILRNLLFLLPPEVAHSLAIMALKKIPYKNPIELPESLSVNFFGSKLRSPVGLAAGFDKNAEVIRPMLSFGFGFIETGTVTRNPQYGNKKPRIFRLIKDQGVINRLGFNNKGIDYFLKQIDETKLDDCIFGINIGKNSASKDQIRDYVNLIKMVYGKSNYIVLNISSPNTPNLRNLHNKQELSELLKSITLTRKSIDNSAIILKISPDIDQQTKENIAELALEYKIDGLTVSNTTVSRDNLHSHHNESGGLSGKPLFKLSTELLGDMYKFTKGKILLIGCGGISSGADAYKKIKAGASLVQLYTALIYQGPQVVDKINLELAELVRRDGFSNISEVVGCIH
- a CDS encoding class I fructose-bisphosphate aldolase produces the protein MSDKVKQVLSYYESENPGVKANLTRILMHGKLGGTGKLVILPVDQGFEHGPIKSFEVNPDAYDPHYHFQLAVDSGVSAYAAPLGMIEAGASTYAGMLPLILKLNSSNSLHSKNLTSDQAITSSVKDALRLGCLAVGFTIYPGSAKCFDMMEEAREIVAEAKSYGLAVVLWSYPRGEGISKEGETAVDVIAYAAHIAALLGANIIKVKLPTRYLEKEKIETENIESLSKRIEYVKKSCFAGKRIVVFSGGESKEVDDICNEAKEIKQGGGNGSIIGRNTFQRKREEALSMLKDIMDIYT
- a CDS encoding AAA family ATPase, with protein sequence MISKNLEASLNRALLIASNFNLKYAKVEHLLLALTKDVDVNYVLSRCNIRADEIINMDNILSRCNIKANDYNNNIKGFLQSSSELIISGVKPSSMFQCIIHRAIIRAHSLGKKEINGASVLVEILSGQDFYVEDLLQKQSAKDSNLIYHISNMKYSNDIDEYTTDHKVKLDKNNDAPTTVNKGELLKDEEILQSYCKNLNDYARSKKIDYVIGRDYELNRTIEILLRRRKNNPLYVGDPGVGKTTIVEGLVLKIIEGSVPSALRSSVIYALDLGSLLAGTRYRGDFEERIKSIIKAIEAKPGAILFIDEIHTIIGAGSTSGSFLDAGNLLKPALARGTLRCIGATTYREYSTSFEKDKALARRFQKINVKESSVNETIKILDGIKHYYEGYHGVYYTKNAIRSAAELSHKYITGRILPDKAVDVIDEAGAYCKLLRNRGKIVNSRDIKNTITRITNVPCGSESDDLQKVKSLKANLEKVIFGQEQAIESLVSSIKIAKSGLRNYNKPLANYLFAGPTGVGKTELAKQLAESMGMNLIRFDMSEYIESHTISRMIGSPPGYVGYDQGGLLTESVSNNQYSVVLLDEIEKAHSDIYNILLQIMDYGCVTDTYGRKVNFSNIILIMTTNAGAVERSKSFVGFGHKNFNIGDSEKAIEQVFSPEFRNRLDAIISFSDLSTDVILHIVDKFVLELKKQLTQKGINCLVEDEVKSYLVQMGYSKEMGARPIERLIEKEIKSYLAEEILNRKLTKKNKLRIYMNKVANKIAFDIV